Part of the Spiroplasma turonicum genome, TCTATTGAAGATCAAGCTATGGAAGTTCAAAAAGTAAAAAGAAATGTTTCTGGTTTTGTAACAGATCCAATAACAATTAAATCAGAAACAAAAGTTTCTAAAGCAAATGAATTAATGGGTATGTATAAAATATCAGGATTACCAGTTGTAGATGAAAATAATAAACTTATTGGTATTGTAACCAATAGAGATTTAAAATACTTCTATGACTATGAAGAATCTGTAAGCAAAATTATGACAACAAAAAATCTTATTACAGGTAATCCTCAAACATCTTTAGATGAAGCAAAAAATATAATGATTAAAAACAAAATTGAAAAGTTACCTATTGTAGATAATGATTACAAGATAGTTGGATTAATAACTACAAAAGACATAGATAAAGCAATAGATTATCCAAATGCTTGCAAAGATAAAAAAGGTAGACTTAGAGTTGGTGCTGCTATTGGAGTTTCTGTAGACGTATTTGAAAGAGCAGAAGCATTAGTTAATGCACAAGTTGATGTATTGGTGATAGATTCTGCTCATGGAAATAGTAAAGGCATAATTGAAGTTGTAAAAAGATTAAGATCAACATACCCAAAATTAAATCTTATTGCTGGTAATATCTGTACTGCAGATGCTGCTAAAAATTTATATGAAGCAGGTGCAAATGCTGTAAAGGTTGGAGTGGGACCAGGAAGTATATGTACAACAAGAGTTGTCACTGGAGTTGGTGTTCCCCAAATAACTGCGATTAATAATATTTATAATTATGCAAAAGACAAAGATTTAACTGTAATTGCAGATGGTGGAATGAAATACTCAGGTGATATTGTAAAAGCATTAGTGGCAGGTGCAAATTGCGTTATGCTAGGTAGTATTTTCGCCGGGACTACCGAATCTCCTGGAGAAGAAATAATTCTAAATGGTAAAAAATATAAAAGTTATGTTGGAATGGGATCAATCGCTGCAATGAAAAGAGGAAGTAGCGATAGATACTTTCAGAAAGGTGCAAAAAAATTAGTTCCGGAAGGAATTGAAGGGCGAGTTGCATTTAAAGGTAAGGTTCGTGACGTTATTTTTCAATTAATTGGTGGTTTAAAAAGTGGAATGGGTTATGCAGGTGCAAAAACTATTGAAAACTTAATCAATGATACAAAGTTTGTAAAGGTGTCTTCAGCAAGTTTAGTCGAATCTCATCCCCATGATGTAGAAATAGCAAAAGAAGCTCCAAATTACAATAAGTAATAAGGTGGTAATTATGAAATCTTTTTCTAAATACAGAGAAGAAAAATTTGGCTTAGAAGAAAGCTATAAATTTGATTTCAACAGTTTAAATTATAAAATTGATGGAATAATATTTATAACTACTTCTTTTATAATTCCATTTGTTTTCTCATTGTTTTTTAGAATCTTTTTTAATTTAAAGTCTAATATTACAGCACAAGAAATCTTTTTTTATGTTAATATGGCTTCAAATTTATTTGGACTAGTAATTTTTATTTTGAGAAATCCAAGAAAAATCTTAACAAATAGTTACTCATTATTTTATTTTTTTATTATTTTACCAAGTTTAATATATATTGTAATTGGTTCTATTACTAATCCATTAATTTCTGACTATGAGAATAAAGAATCTATCGGAAAAATAATTCAAGGCATAACACAAATTATTTCTGAAATTATTATTATAATATTAGCATTTTGTTTAGACAAAAAAATTGTAAAACGCATTTTTAATACATTCAAAAAATCGTATGTTCCTCTTATATTTTGGGTTGTCATAGGATTATTAACATTAATTATTATATCAACCGCCTTCTTTTCGATTCTTATTGAAAATAATCTATTAAAGTTTCCGCAATCTGATAATCAAGATAGTTTAATAAAAATGTTAGATCAAAACCAACCAAATTCAATAAGAATTACATATATAATTCTTCTAGTATTACTAACCATAATTGTCGCTCCAATCTGCGAAGAGCTTTGTATGAGAGAATCCTACTTTAGTAATTGTTCAAATGAATATATAGGACTTATTTTTAGTGCTTTAACATTTGGATTTATTCATTATGGTAACACAGGTGACTTTGAACACTTTATGTCATATACAATGGCAGGTATAATACTCGCTTCTATATTTTGATTTTCTAAGGGTAATATAACATATAGCTGATTAGTTCACTTATTAAATAATTTATTTGCTTTAATCTTGGTTTTTGTTCTTTAAATGGCAAAGTTTAATGCAAACATTAATGATGCTAATCAAACTTTATTAAAGTTTGTAAAAAAAGTTTATAAGAATACAAACCTTAGCATTATTTATAAATGATTTAGAAAAGGCAAGATTAAAGTAAATGACAAGAAAATCAAAGATTTGAAATACATAGTTAAAGAAAATGATATTATAGATATTTATGACAAGGATAAACCAATTCAAAGAGATTCTTTCATACCAATTGATTACAGCTCTTTAAATGTACTATATGAAGATGAAAATGTTTTAATCGTTGATAAAGATCAAAATATAGAAATACATTCACCTGTTAATATATGCTTAGATATGTTAGTCAAGTCATACTTATTTTCAAAAAATAATTATATACCAGATAATGAAAATAGTTATGTAGTCAGTCATGTTCATAGAATAGATAAACTCACAAGAGGCATTGTTATATATGCAAAAAATAAGATGGCACACACTCAATTAATCGAATCAATAAATGATAAAAGTAAGATTAAAAAATTATATCTTGTTAAAACTAACACTTCTAATATACCTACTGGTTTATTAAGTGGTTTTCTAACATATGACAACTTTAATAAAAGATCATTTTTTTCAGAAACAAACATTAATCCTAACAAATACAAAAAGGTTCAACAAATCAATCAGTTAATTAATAATGAAGAGTTTATTTATGAAGTACAAATTTTAACAGGAAGAAAACATCAAATAAGAGCAATATTTTCTTTTTATAATAGTCCAATTTTCAATGACCTAAGATATGGTGCTAGAAAACAAAAAGAAGACTTTTTTGGTTTAATAGCTTATAAAGTTGAGTTTAATAACCTACAAGGAAATTTAAAGAACCTAAACGGACTTATAATTGAGTCTAATTTTACTTTTTAATGATAAAATAAAATTTAAATGGGGGGCAAAATGTTATCTACAAGACAAGGTATTATAAGTGCATTCATTGGGACAACAATTTCTCTCTTTAATGCAATTATACAATTTTTAACAATGTATTGAATATTGCAAAAGTTTGGAGCTGAATTTAACGGGTTCGTTAGATTAGTAAGTTCTTTTTCTGCATTAATATCAACATCAGAAAGTGCTTTAGGAATTGCAGCCACAATCCTTTTAATAAAACCAATAGTTAGAAATGACTGAATTTCAGCAAATGAAATTTATTCGACTACTAAAAAAAGTTTTAGAAGAGCTGCCATGACAGATATGATTTTAGTTATATCTTTGTGTATTGTGTACCCATTTTATGCTGGAGTTTCTGCAAGTGGAACACTTTTTGAACCAAACAGTTGAAAAGACTTGGGTATTAACTTAGTTGATGGCACTAAAGCAACTTATTGAGAATTAGCAATTATTGCTTTCTTATTTGGATTTAAGAATTTTATAACATGTTATTTCTTTAGTGTATATGAAACTATTATTGCTGCTGATAACAAAAACTCTGTTAGAAGAATTATAATTCTTTTTATTGATGTTTTAACAAACGGAATATTCTTTTATTTACTTTCAATTGGCGGAATAAAACCATTTATTACTTTCTTACCTATTCTTTTGTATGCTCCCATAAAAGGATTATTAATTTATTTTTACTCTAGAAAAAAATATTTGTGACTTAAATTTTATAATGATTTTAATAGTTTTAAATTAGTATCGACCAAGAAAAAAATATCATTTTCAACACTTGGCACCACAATTTTAATTAACACAGATATTATAATTGCATCAATCATTTTAGGTTTGCAAGTTTCATCTGCTCTTTCATTATATTTAGTAGTTGCTGTTAATACTAGATTGATAATGACAAATTTCATAATATCTTTTAGAGAATTTTTCGTTGTATTAGTAACAAAAAGAGGAAGGATTAATTGAGAAAGCTATATTAAGTATGAGTTATATACATATTTAATTGCCGGTTTTACTTTTATAAATATGTCGATTCTTTCACCATATTTTGTTAGCTCACTTTATGGTAATCTTGTAGAAAACTCATTAAAAACATCTGTAAACATGATGGCAAATTTAAAAGCTCTAAATTTTATGTTTTATTCACCATACTTTTCTTTGATATATGGCGCTATTACTTCATTAATAATTATGGCAGATGCTCAAATGACTTTAATACAAGCAAAAGGAAGATACTCTGAAGTTTCTAGGTTCCAAAATATACTAGGATTAACATACATTTTAGTTGTACCATTAATAACATTTATTCTAATTTCTACAAAGGCTGGAGGATTAAATTATTTAGTTTCTGGAATTTTAGCTATGTATATATTAAAACTTATTTTCTCAGTAATTAGATATAGTTATTTATGAATCTATGTTTATAAATATGTTACATATAATTCAAGAAGAGAAAAAATATTAAGTAATTTCCTGGTTTTAGTTTTACCATGCGTACTCATGACCATTTTTAATCTTTTAATTTTAAATAATAAATTTAGTATTTATGAAAACACTGGTTATTATTCTTCATCACTAAACATATTGGGATTATTTTTTGGTAGCATAGTAGTCTCAATTATTGTATTAATACTTTTTGCTTATATTTTTAATCCAATTGTAATGAATGGAATTTTTAAAAACCTTCCACTTATTAATCGCATTCTTTCAGCTAAAGTTAGAGCAGAAAGAAAAAAAAGACTTGATGAATATGGTGTAAAAGTAGAAGATATTGTCGATAATAGTAGTAGAATATCACAGGTAATGCTTGATGTTCAAGAGAATGTTACAATAAATGATTTAGCACTTGTTGATGAAAACCTAGAGGACGATGCTAAAACTCAAAACATTTATATCATAAAAGGAAAATAAAATTAGCAATAGTAAATGTTATAATTTATTTGGTGGATATATGGATACAAAAATCTTAGCGGCATGTCTTGGCTTGTTAATCTTATTTATTTTTATGTTTTATGCTTCCGGGTTAATATTCGCGGAGTTTTTTAAATTAAAAATAAAAAATAACTTTTCTGCAATTGCAGTAGGATTTTTTTCTTATTTTACTTATATATCAATCCTTACGTTCCCTCTTCAATTGATATCAATTTTGCCTTATGTTTTTTTTATTTATTTCATTCTTGCAATTAATATCTTATACTTATTATTTTGTTTTATTTTTGTTAGATTTTGATTCGATACAAGTTTTATAAAGATCGAATTGTTATTTTTTATATTAATAGCTGCTTGCTTTGTTGGTTTTAATTATTTTTTATATAACAACCCCGGAGATAAAAATTTTTTAAGACATAAAAGTACATTGTCAATTTTATATTGATTACGTGATAATCCTGTTTCATTTTTTAGTAATTCAACGTTATTTAATTTTCTTGAGTTTAAGGCTTTTCAAGGCTGGGTCTCATTTCAGTTATCTTTAATAATGATGACTAATATAAATACTTATGAGTATGAATTATTATTAAAACCATTTTTATTTATATTAGATGGATTTTTATATACAGCAATCGTTTTTACATTGATAGATTCTTTCACTAATGTTGAGAAAAAATATTTTAAAATTTTTAGTATTATAATAAGTGTTTTAATATCAATTGGTGCAAAATATACTGCTTATTATGTAGATTATGATTTTTGAAATGGAGAAGTAATTTTTGCTTATTTGATAATATATTCGACAGTACTATTGATAAGATACACAAGTTTTAATATTAGAGAAAGGTTTCTTCCTTTATTTATAGGATTAATTTTAGGGGGTTATACTTCAT contains:
- the guaB gene encoding IMP dehydrogenase codes for the protein MSLENLNGKIISEGITFDDVLIVPNYSEVLPSEVNTTTKLTKDIELNIPLISAAMDTVTESKLAIEMARAGGIGIIHKNLSIEDQAMEVQKVKRNVSGFVTDPITIKSETKVSKANELMGMYKISGLPVVDENNKLIGIVTNRDLKYFYDYEESVSKIMTTKNLITGNPQTSLDEAKNIMIKNKIEKLPIVDNDYKIVGLITTKDIDKAIDYPNACKDKKGRLRVGAAIGVSVDVFERAEALVNAQVDVLVIDSAHGNSKGIIEVVKRLRSTYPKLNLIAGNICTADAAKNLYEAGANAVKVGVGPGSICTTRVVTGVGVPQITAINNIYNYAKDKDLTVIADGGMKYSGDIVKALVAGANCVMLGSIFAGTTESPGEEIILNGKKYKSYVGMGSIAAMKRGSSDRYFQKGAKKLVPEGIEGRVAFKGKVRDVIFQLIGGLKSGMGYAGAKTIENLINDTKFVKVSSASLVESHPHDVEIAKEAPNYNK
- a CDS encoding CPBP family intramembrane glutamic endopeptidase, with translation MKSFSKYREEKFGLEESYKFDFNSLNYKIDGIIFITTSFIIPFVFSLFFRIFFNLKSNITAQEIFFYVNMASNLFGLVIFILRNPRKILTNSYSLFYFFIILPSLIYIVIGSITNPLISDYENKESIGKIIQGITQIISEIIIIILAFCLDKKIVKRIFNTFKKSYVPLIFWVVIGLLTLIIISTAFFSILIENNLLKFPQSDNQDSLIKMLDQNQPNSIRITYIILLVLLTIIVAPICEELCMRESYFSNCSNEYIGLIFSALTFGFIHYGNTGDFEHFMSYTMAGIILASIFWFSKGNITYSWLVHLLNNLFALILVFVL
- a CDS encoding pseudouridine synthase, with the protein product MAKFNANINDANQTLLKFVKKVYKNTNLSIIYKWFRKGKIKVNDKKIKDLKYIVKENDIIDIYDKDKPIQRDSFIPIDYSSLNVLYEDENVLIVDKDQNIEIHSPVNICLDMLVKSYLFSKNNYIPDNENSYVVSHVHRIDKLTRGIVIYAKNKMAHTQLIESINDKSKIKKLYLVKTNTSNIPTGLLSGFLTYDNFNKRSFFSETNINPNKYKKVQQINQLINNEEFIYEVQILTGRKHQIRAIFSFYNSPIFNDLRYGARKQKEDFFGLIAYKVEFNNLQGNLKNLNGLIIESNFTF